In Equus caballus isolate H_3958 breed thoroughbred chromosome 25, TB-T2T, whole genome shotgun sequence, one DNA window encodes the following:
- the CIZ1 gene encoding cip1-interacting zinc finger protein isoform X14 — translation MFNQQQQLQQQQLQQLQQQQLQQQQQMLQQLLQQSPPQAPLPMAVSRGLPQQQPQQQLLNLQGTNSASLFNGSMLQRALLLQQLQGNLRSYSLATPNLTAPSLPAPPLATPNLQQFFPQATRQSLLGPPPVGVPINPSQLNLSGRTPQKQARTPSSTTPNRKTMPVEDKSDPPEGSEEATEPQTDTPEDQDTSPGPDGITKEKGTPAPEPESCEASEPPAKRSKSSEGPTEKGPPGQLQAKVQPQARMTAPKQTQTPELLPEPQEARVQPCFQPRVLQIQAQVQPQTQLQMPPVDVQVQPKLQKQAQTQTSPEHLVLQQVQLKLQKQAEPQKQVQSQMQPQAHSKPPRQAEPQKQVQPQMQPQAHSQPPRQAQPQLQKQAQTQTYPQAQAEAQPRVQPLEQPREQPPMQLPVQPLDQTQGQPQTQSQVSLPASEQTPVLVHSTVLETPPDMIEARAGLEEASPEPAGAQVSMEESQEELTSGLDVGECEKRAREMLGMWGAGGSLKVTILQSSDSRAFSTVSLAPGPRSGDSTSAAPATASAPSKQALQFFCYICKANCSSQQEFQDHMSGAQHQQRLGEIQHMSQACLLSLLPVPRDVLEREDEEPPPRRWCNTCQVYYVGDLIQHRRTQDHKIAKQSLRPFCTICNRYFKTPRKFVEHVKSQGHKDKVKELKMLEKEIAGQDEDHFITVDAVGCFEGDEEEEDDDDEEEEEIEVEEEFCKQVRSRDISIEEWKGSETYSPNTAYGVDFLVPVMGYICRICHKFYHSNSGAQLSHCKTLAHFENLQKYKKAKNPSPTSRPVSRRCAINARNALTALFTSGGRPPSQPSAQDTAKTSSKNASSTTAIQGPAQNASSSEKPSVVSRRNHHSLHHGHS, via the exons ATGTTCAACCAGCAGCAGCaactccagcagcagcagctccagcaattacagcagcagcagctccagcaGCAGCAACAGATGCTCCAGCAGCTGCTCCAGCAGTCCCCTCCGCAGGCCCCACTGCCCATGGCTGTCAGCCG GGGGCTCCCCCAGCAGCAACCCCAGCAGCAGCTTCTGAATCTCCAGGGCACCAACTCGGCCTCCCTCTTCAACGGTTCCATGCTCCAGAGAGCTTTGCTTCTGCAGCAGTTGCAAG GTAACCTCCGCAGCTACAGCCTGGCAACTCCGAACCTGAcagcccccagcctcccagccccgcCGCTGGCCACCCCAAATCTGCAGCAGTTCTTTCCCCAGGCCACTCGGCAGTCTCTGCTGGGCCCCCCTCCTGTTGGGGTCCCCATAAACCCCTCCCAACTCAACCTTTCAGGGCGGACCCCCCAGAAACAGGCCCGGaccccctcctccaccacccctAATCGCAAG ACGATGCCCGTGGAAGACAAGTCAGACCCCCCAGAGGGGTCTGAGGAAGCCACAGAACCCCAAACAGACACACCAGAAG ACCAAGATACCTCTCCCGGCCCAGATGGCATCACTAAGGAAAAAGGCACTCCAGCACCTGAGCCCGAGTCTTGTGAGGCATCTGAGCCACCAGCCAAGAGGTCAAAGAG CTCAGAGGGGCCCACAGAGAAGGGACCCCCAGGGCAGCTGCAGGCAAAGGTCCAGCCACAGGCCCGGATGACGGCACCGAAGCAGACACAGACCCCTGAGCTGCTGCCTGAGCCCCAGGAAGCCCGAGTGCAGCCATGTTTCCAGCCACGGGTTCTGCAGATCCAGGCCCAGGTGCAGCCACAGACTCAGCTACAGATGCCACCAGTGGATGTCCAGGTGCAGCCAAAGCTGCAGAAGCAGGCACAGACACAGACCTCTCCAGAGCACTTAGTGCTGCAGCAGGTGCAGCTGAAGCTGCAGAAGCAGGCAGAGCCACAGAAGCAGGTGCAGTCACAGATGCAGCCACAGGCACATTCAAAGCCCCCAAGGCAGGCTGAGCCACAGAAGCAGGTGCAGCCACAGATGCAGCCACAGGCACATTCACAGCCCCCAAGGCAGGCTCAGCCACAGCTGCAGAAGCAGGCACAGACGCAGACGTATCCACAGGCCCAGGCAGAAGCACAGCCAAGGGTTCAGCCACTGGAGCAGCCACGGGAGCAACCTCCAATGCAGTTGCCAGTGCAGCCACTGGACCAGACCCAGGGGCAGCCTCAGACCCAGTCACAGGTGTCATTGCCAGCATCAGAGCAAACACCGGTTCTGGTTCATTCCACAGTACTGGAGACACCTCCTGACATGATAGAAGCTAGAGCAG GCCTGGAGGAGGCCTCGCCGGAGCCAGCAGGTGCCCAGGTCAGCATGGAGGAGAGCCAGGAGGAGTTGACCAGTGGCCTGGATGTGGGAGAATGTgaaaaaagagcaagagagatGCTAGGG ATGTGGGGTGCCGGGGGCTCCCTGAAGGTCACCATCCTGCAGAGCAGTGACAGCCGGGCCTTCAGCACCGTCTCCCTCGCACCCGGGCCGCGTTCTGGGGACTCCACCTCCGCCGCCCCCGCCACCGCCAGCGCGCCCTCTAAGCAGGCCCTCCAGTTCTTCTGCTACATCTGCAAGGCCAACTGCAGCAGCCAGCAG GAGTTCCAGGACCACATGTCGGGGGCCCAGCACCAGCAGAGGCTCGGGGAGATCCAGCATATGAGCCAAGCCTGCCTCCTGTCCCTGCTGCCTGTGCCCCGGGATGTCCTGGAGAGAGAGGACGA AGAGCCCCCACCGAGGCGCTGGTGCAACACCTGCCAGGTCTACTACGTGGGGGACCTGATCCAGCACCGCAGGACACAGGACCACAAG ATCGCCAAACAATCGCTGCGACCTTTCTGCACTATTTGCAACCGCTACTTCAAGACCCCCCGCAAGTTTGTGGAGCATGTGAAGTCCCAGGGGCACAAGGATAAAGTCAAGGAG CTGAAGATGCTTGAGAAAGAGATAGCTGGCCAAGATGAGGACCACTTCATCACGGTGGATGCCGTGGGCTGCTTTGAGGGTGATGAAGAAGAGGAGGACGACGATGACGAGGAAGAAGAAGAGATCGAGGTTGAGGAGGAATTCTGCAAGCAG GTGAGGTCCAGAGATATATCCATAGAGGAGTGGAAAGGCTCGGAGACCTACAGCCCCAACACCGCATATG GTGTGGACTTCCTGGTGCCCGTGATGGGGTATATCTGCCGCATCTGCCATAAGTTCTACCACAGCAACTCGGGGGCGCAGCTCTCCCACTGCAAGACCTTGGCCCACTTCGAGAACCTGCAG AAATACAAGAAGGCCAAgaaccccagccccacctccaggcctgtGAGCCGCCGGTGTGCGATCAATGCCCGCAACGCCTTGACTGCTCTGTTCACCTCTGGTGGCCGCCCGCCCAGCCAGCCCAGCGCCCAGGACACAGCAAAAACCTCCAGCAAG AATGCCTCAAGCACAACAGCCATTCAAGGACCAGCTCAAAATGCCTCCTCTTCCGAGAAGCCTTCCGTGGTCTCCAGAAGAAACCATCACTCCCTCCACCACGGCCACTCCTGA
- the CIZ1 gene encoding cip1-interacting zinc finger protein isoform X16 gives MFNQQQQLQQQQLQQLQQQQLQQQQQMLQQLLQQSPPQAPLPMAVSRGLPQQQPQQQLLNLQGTNSASLFNGSMLQRALLLQQLQGLDQFAMPPAAYDSAGLPMPTATLGNLRSYSLATPNLTAPSLPAPPLATPNLQQFFPQATRQSLLGPPPVGVPINPSQLNLSGRTPQKQARTPSSTTPNRKDSSSQTMPVEDKSDPPEGSEEATEPQTDTPEDQDTSPGPDGITKEKGTPAPEPESCEASEPPAKRSKSSEGPTEKGPPGQLQAKVQPQARMTAPKQTQTPELLPEPQEARVQPCFQPRVLQIQAQVQPQTQLQMPPVDVQVQPKLQKQAQTQTSPEHLVLQQVQLKLQKQAEPQKQVQSQMQPQAHSKPPRQAEPQKQVQPQMQPQAHSQPPRQAQPQLQKQAQTQTYPQAQAEAQPRVQPLEQPREQPPMQLPVQPLDQTQGQPQTQSQVSLPASEQTPVLVHSTVLETPPDMIEARAGLEEASPEPAGAQVSMEESQEELTSGLDVGECEKRAREMLGMWGAGGSLKVTILQSSDSRAFSTVSLAPGPRSGDSTSAAPATASAPSKQALQFFCYICKANCSSQQEFQDHMSGAQHQQRLGEIQHMSQACLLSLLPVPRDVLEREDEEPPPRRWCNTCQVYYVGDLIQHRRTQDHKIAKQSLRPFCTICNRYFKTPRKFVEHVKSQGHKDKVKELKMLEKEIAGQDEDHFITVDAVGCFEGDEEEEDDDDEEEEEIEVEEEFCKQVRSRDISIEEWKGSETYSPNTAYGVDFLVPVMGYICRICHKFYHSNSGAQLSHCKTLAHFENLQKYKKAKNPSPTSRPVSRRCAINARNALTALFTSGGRPPSQPSAQDTAKTSSKNASSTTAIQGPAQNASSSEKPSVVSRRNHHSLHHGHS, from the exons ATGTTCAACCAGCAGCAGCaactccagcagcagcagctccagcaattacagcagcagcagctccagcaGCAGCAACAGATGCTCCAGCAGCTGCTCCAGCAGTCCCCTCCGCAGGCCCCACTGCCCATGGCTGTCAGCCG GGGGCTCCCCCAGCAGCAACCCCAGCAGCAGCTTCTGAATCTCCAGGGCACCAACTCGGCCTCCCTCTTCAACGGTTCCATGCTCCAGAGAGCTTTGCTTCTGCAGCAGTTGCAAG GACTGGACCAGTTTGCAATGCCACCAGCCGCGTATGACAGTGCCGGTCTCCCCATGCCCACAGCAACATTGG GTAACCTCCGCAGCTACAGCCTGGCAACTCCGAACCTGAcagcccccagcctcccagccccgcCGCTGGCCACCCCAAATCTGCAGCAGTTCTTTCCCCAGGCCACTCGGCAGTCTCTGCTGGGCCCCCCTCCTGTTGGGGTCCCCATAAACCCCTCCCAACTCAACCTTTCAGGGCGGACCCCCCAGAAACAGGCCCGGaccccctcctccaccacccctAATCGCAAG GATTCTTCTTCTCAGACGATGCCCGTGGAAGACAAGTCAGACCCCCCAGAGGGGTCTGAGGAAGCCACAGAACCCCAAACAGACACACCAGAAG ACCAAGATACCTCTCCCGGCCCAGATGGCATCACTAAGGAAAAAGGCACTCCAGCACCTGAGCCCGAGTCTTGTGAGGCATCTGAGCCACCAGCCAAGAGGTCAAAGAG CTCAGAGGGGCCCACAGAGAAGGGACCCCCAGGGCAGCTGCAGGCAAAGGTCCAGCCACAGGCCCGGATGACGGCACCGAAGCAGACACAGACCCCTGAGCTGCTGCCTGAGCCCCAGGAAGCCCGAGTGCAGCCATGTTTCCAGCCACGGGTTCTGCAGATCCAGGCCCAGGTGCAGCCACAGACTCAGCTACAGATGCCACCAGTGGATGTCCAGGTGCAGCCAAAGCTGCAGAAGCAGGCACAGACACAGACCTCTCCAGAGCACTTAGTGCTGCAGCAGGTGCAGCTGAAGCTGCAGAAGCAGGCAGAGCCACAGAAGCAGGTGCAGTCACAGATGCAGCCACAGGCACATTCAAAGCCCCCAAGGCAGGCTGAGCCACAGAAGCAGGTGCAGCCACAGATGCAGCCACAGGCACATTCACAGCCCCCAAGGCAGGCTCAGCCACAGCTGCAGAAGCAGGCACAGACGCAGACGTATCCACAGGCCCAGGCAGAAGCACAGCCAAGGGTTCAGCCACTGGAGCAGCCACGGGAGCAACCTCCAATGCAGTTGCCAGTGCAGCCACTGGACCAGACCCAGGGGCAGCCTCAGACCCAGTCACAGGTGTCATTGCCAGCATCAGAGCAAACACCGGTTCTGGTTCATTCCACAGTACTGGAGACACCTCCTGACATGATAGAAGCTAGAGCAG GCCTGGAGGAGGCCTCGCCGGAGCCAGCAGGTGCCCAGGTCAGCATGGAGGAGAGCCAGGAGGAGTTGACCAGTGGCCTGGATGTGGGAGAATGTgaaaaaagagcaagagagatGCTAGGG ATGTGGGGTGCCGGGGGCTCCCTGAAGGTCACCATCCTGCAGAGCAGTGACAGCCGGGCCTTCAGCACCGTCTCCCTCGCACCCGGGCCGCGTTCTGGGGACTCCACCTCCGCCGCCCCCGCCACCGCCAGCGCGCCCTCTAAGCAGGCCCTCCAGTTCTTCTGCTACATCTGCAAGGCCAACTGCAGCAGCCAGCAG GAGTTCCAGGACCACATGTCGGGGGCCCAGCACCAGCAGAGGCTCGGGGAGATCCAGCATATGAGCCAAGCCTGCCTCCTGTCCCTGCTGCCTGTGCCCCGGGATGTCCTGGAGAGAGAGGACGA AGAGCCCCCACCGAGGCGCTGGTGCAACACCTGCCAGGTCTACTACGTGGGGGACCTGATCCAGCACCGCAGGACACAGGACCACAAG ATCGCCAAACAATCGCTGCGACCTTTCTGCACTATTTGCAACCGCTACTTCAAGACCCCCCGCAAGTTTGTGGAGCATGTGAAGTCCCAGGGGCACAAGGATAAAGTCAAGGAG CTGAAGATGCTTGAGAAAGAGATAGCTGGCCAAGATGAGGACCACTTCATCACGGTGGATGCCGTGGGCTGCTTTGAGGGTGATGAAGAAGAGGAGGACGACGATGACGAGGAAGAAGAAGAGATCGAGGTTGAGGAGGAATTCTGCAAGCAG GTGAGGTCCAGAGATATATCCATAGAGGAGTGGAAAGGCTCGGAGACCTACAGCCCCAACACCGCATATG GTGTGGACTTCCTGGTGCCCGTGATGGGGTATATCTGCCGCATCTGCCATAAGTTCTACCACAGCAACTCGGGGGCGCAGCTCTCCCACTGCAAGACCTTGGCCCACTTCGAGAACCTGCAG AAATACAAGAAGGCCAAgaaccccagccccacctccaggcctgtGAGCCGCCGGTGTGCGATCAATGCCCGCAACGCCTTGACTGCTCTGTTCACCTCTGGTGGCCGCCCGCCCAGCCAGCCCAGCGCCCAGGACACAGCAAAAACCTCCAGCAAG AATGCCTCAAGCACAACAGCCATTCAAGGACCAGCTCAAAATGCCTCCTCTTCCGAGAAGCCTTCCGTGGTCTCCAGAAGAAACCATCACTCCCTCCACCACGGCCACTCCTGA
- the CIZ1 gene encoding cip1-interacting zinc finger protein isoform X6, which produces MDSGRLHAPSHPNPARGRGSRDSGGRGAVGWGRSSWKSPSMSPPDDRPLWTADGPWAQSRPCPMRRTRDGGSAPPEAPSQPGAEPAARQAPAAMFNQQQQLQQQQLQQLQQQQLQQQQQMLQQLLQQSPPQAPLPMAVSRGLPQQQPQQQLLNLQGTNSASLFNGSMLQRALLLQQLQGNLRSYSLATPNLTAPSLPAPPLATPNLQQFFPQATRQSLLGPPPVGVPINPSQLNLSGRTPQKQARTPSSTTPNRKDSSSQTMPVEDKSDPPEGSEEATEPQTDTPEDQDTSPGPDGITKEKGTPAPEPESCEASEPPAKRSKSSEGPTEKGPPGQLQAKVQPQARMTAPKQTQTPELLPEPQEARVQPCFQPRVLQIQAQVQPQTQLQMPPVDVQVQPKLQKQAQTQTSPEHLVLQQVQLKLQKQAEPQKQVQSQMQPQAHSKPPRQAEPQKQVQPQMQPQAHSQPPRQAQPQLQKQAQTQTYPQAQAEAQPRVQPLEQPREQPPMQLPVQPLDQTQGQPQTQSQVSLPASEQTPVLVHSTVLETPPDMIEARAGLEEASPEPAGAQVSMEESQEELTSGLDVGECEKRAREMLGMWGAGGSLKVTILQSSDSRAFSTVSLAPGPRSGDSTSAAPATASAPSKQALQFFCYICKANCSSQQEFQDHMSGAQHQQRLGEIQHMSQACLLSLLPVPRDVLEREDEEPPPRRWCNTCQVYYVGDLIQHRRTQDHKIAKQSLRPFCTICNRYFKTPRKFVEHVKSQGHKDKVKELKMLEKEIAGQDEDHFITVDAVGCFEGDEEEEDDDDEEEEEIEVEEEFCKQVRSRDISIEEWKGSETYSPNTAYGVDFLVPVMGYICRICHKFYHSNSGAQLSHCKTLAHFENLQKYKKAKNPSPTSRPVSRRCAINARNALTALFTSGGRPPSQPSAQDTAKTSSKNASSTTAIQGPAQNASSSEKPSVVSRRNHHSLHHGHS; this is translated from the exons ATGGACAGCGGTCGGCTGCACGCCCCCTCCCATCCCAACCCCGCGCGGGGCCGGGGATCGCGGGACAGTGGCGGCCGCGGGGCGGTCGGTTGGGGACGGTCCTCCTGGAAGTCGCCCTCGATGTCGCCGCCAGACGACAGACCCCTCTGGACAGCAGACGGACCTTGGGCTCAGAGCCGACCCTGCCCAATGCGGAGGACGCGCGACGGAGGGTCTGCGCCGCCCGAGGCCCCCTCGCAGCCGGGAGCCGAGCCCGCGGCCCGCCAGGCGCCGG ccgcCATGTTCAACCAGCAGCAGCaactccagcagcagcagctccagcaattacagcagcagcagctccagcaGCAGCAACAGATGCTCCAGCAGCTGCTCCAGCAGTCCCCTCCGCAGGCCCCACTGCCCATGGCTGTCAGCCG GGGGCTCCCCCAGCAGCAACCCCAGCAGCAGCTTCTGAATCTCCAGGGCACCAACTCGGCCTCCCTCTTCAACGGTTCCATGCTCCAGAGAGCTTTGCTTCTGCAGCAGTTGCAAG GTAACCTCCGCAGCTACAGCCTGGCAACTCCGAACCTGAcagcccccagcctcccagccccgcCGCTGGCCACCCCAAATCTGCAGCAGTTCTTTCCCCAGGCCACTCGGCAGTCTCTGCTGGGCCCCCCTCCTGTTGGGGTCCCCATAAACCCCTCCCAACTCAACCTTTCAGGGCGGACCCCCCAGAAACAGGCCCGGaccccctcctccaccacccctAATCGCAAG GATTCTTCTTCTCAGACGATGCCCGTGGAAGACAAGTCAGACCCCCCAGAGGGGTCTGAGGAAGCCACAGAACCCCAAACAGACACACCAGAAG ACCAAGATACCTCTCCCGGCCCAGATGGCATCACTAAGGAAAAAGGCACTCCAGCACCTGAGCCCGAGTCTTGTGAGGCATCTGAGCCACCAGCCAAGAGGTCAAAGAG CTCAGAGGGGCCCACAGAGAAGGGACCCCCAGGGCAGCTGCAGGCAAAGGTCCAGCCACAGGCCCGGATGACGGCACCGAAGCAGACACAGACCCCTGAGCTGCTGCCTGAGCCCCAGGAAGCCCGAGTGCAGCCATGTTTCCAGCCACGGGTTCTGCAGATCCAGGCCCAGGTGCAGCCACAGACTCAGCTACAGATGCCACCAGTGGATGTCCAGGTGCAGCCAAAGCTGCAGAAGCAGGCACAGACACAGACCTCTCCAGAGCACTTAGTGCTGCAGCAGGTGCAGCTGAAGCTGCAGAAGCAGGCAGAGCCACAGAAGCAGGTGCAGTCACAGATGCAGCCACAGGCACATTCAAAGCCCCCAAGGCAGGCTGAGCCACAGAAGCAGGTGCAGCCACAGATGCAGCCACAGGCACATTCACAGCCCCCAAGGCAGGCTCAGCCACAGCTGCAGAAGCAGGCACAGACGCAGACGTATCCACAGGCCCAGGCAGAAGCACAGCCAAGGGTTCAGCCACTGGAGCAGCCACGGGAGCAACCTCCAATGCAGTTGCCAGTGCAGCCACTGGACCAGACCCAGGGGCAGCCTCAGACCCAGTCACAGGTGTCATTGCCAGCATCAGAGCAAACACCGGTTCTGGTTCATTCCACAGTACTGGAGACACCTCCTGACATGATAGAAGCTAGAGCAG GCCTGGAGGAGGCCTCGCCGGAGCCAGCAGGTGCCCAGGTCAGCATGGAGGAGAGCCAGGAGGAGTTGACCAGTGGCCTGGATGTGGGAGAATGTgaaaaaagagcaagagagatGCTAGGG ATGTGGGGTGCCGGGGGCTCCCTGAAGGTCACCATCCTGCAGAGCAGTGACAGCCGGGCCTTCAGCACCGTCTCCCTCGCACCCGGGCCGCGTTCTGGGGACTCCACCTCCGCCGCCCCCGCCACCGCCAGCGCGCCCTCTAAGCAGGCCCTCCAGTTCTTCTGCTACATCTGCAAGGCCAACTGCAGCAGCCAGCAG GAGTTCCAGGACCACATGTCGGGGGCCCAGCACCAGCAGAGGCTCGGGGAGATCCAGCATATGAGCCAAGCCTGCCTCCTGTCCCTGCTGCCTGTGCCCCGGGATGTCCTGGAGAGAGAGGACGA AGAGCCCCCACCGAGGCGCTGGTGCAACACCTGCCAGGTCTACTACGTGGGGGACCTGATCCAGCACCGCAGGACACAGGACCACAAG ATCGCCAAACAATCGCTGCGACCTTTCTGCACTATTTGCAACCGCTACTTCAAGACCCCCCGCAAGTTTGTGGAGCATGTGAAGTCCCAGGGGCACAAGGATAAAGTCAAGGAG CTGAAGATGCTTGAGAAAGAGATAGCTGGCCAAGATGAGGACCACTTCATCACGGTGGATGCCGTGGGCTGCTTTGAGGGTGATGAAGAAGAGGAGGACGACGATGACGAGGAAGAAGAAGAGATCGAGGTTGAGGAGGAATTCTGCAAGCAG GTGAGGTCCAGAGATATATCCATAGAGGAGTGGAAAGGCTCGGAGACCTACAGCCCCAACACCGCATATG GTGTGGACTTCCTGGTGCCCGTGATGGGGTATATCTGCCGCATCTGCCATAAGTTCTACCACAGCAACTCGGGGGCGCAGCTCTCCCACTGCAAGACCTTGGCCCACTTCGAGAACCTGCAG AAATACAAGAAGGCCAAgaaccccagccccacctccaggcctgtGAGCCGCCGGTGTGCGATCAATGCCCGCAACGCCTTGACTGCTCTGTTCACCTCTGGTGGCCGCCCGCCCAGCCAGCCCAGCGCCCAGGACACAGCAAAAACCTCCAGCAAG AATGCCTCAAGCACAACAGCCATTCAAGGACCAGCTCAAAATGCCTCCTCTTCCGAGAAGCCTTCCGTGGTCTCCAGAAGAAACCATCACTCCCTCCACCACGGCCACTCCTGA